In one window of Camelina sativa cultivar DH55 chromosome 15, Cs, whole genome shotgun sequence DNA:
- the LOC104744327 gene encoding uncharacterized protein LOC104744327 isoform X4 — MALHGEELEFNFNLRELTRKGHLTCENRISRRFSASCIRSFREDHKSCTTNFTISSTLSSPGYSLKALQAKAMYKKKCDWLKPEGVVELNSKWNEAEKYICNPLSGEVPIECLSSRTLNSRSFRNLSTTHSPPLTILPSNHNPRTVTTPMVRIIHGDSRSPYPVLIQEEKVVGLKRDVGVQSAPATRVGPATTSPIMERSKRRQVEDDDDSPVEYALKKAQQEDLKDVKSEEKEKSMTRKEIEEDDREKETKKKRGSRCFSWMRKMHRQPRKSKCIFHICLPHLINTTC, encoded by the exons ATGGCTTTGCATGGCGAAGAGCTTGAGTTTAACTTTAACCTAAGAGAATTGACTCGAAAAGGTCATCTAACTTGCGAAAATCGAATATCTAGAAGGTTCTCTGCCTCATGTATCCGAAGCTTCAGAGAAGATCACAAGTCTTGTACAACAAACTTCACCATCTCTAGTACTCTGTCTTCTCCTGGCTACTCCCTCAAAG CATTGCAAGCAAAAGCAATGTACAAGAAGAAATGTGATTGGTTGAAACCAGAAGGGGTTGTTGAGTTAAACTCGAAGTGGAACGAAGCAGAGAAGTATATCTGCAATCCTTTGTCTGGTGAAGTTCCTATAGAGTGTTTGTCTTCTAGAACCCTAAATTCAAGATCCTTCAGAAACTTATCCACCACGCATTCTCCTCCACTCACGATTTTGCCTTCCAATCATAATCCAAGAACGGTTACTACTCCTATGGTCAGAATCATTCATGGGGATTCTAGATCTCCGTATCCTGTTCTTATCCAAG AAGAGAAAGTTGTGGGGTTGAAACGAGACGTGGGTGTGCAGAGTGCACCGGCAACTAGGGTTGGTCCGGCGACGACGTCGCCGATTATGGAGAGATCAAAGAGAAGACaggtggaagatgatgatgattcgccGGTTGAGTATGCACTTAAGAAAGCTCAACAAGAG GATTTGAAGGATGTGAAGtcagaagaaaaggagaaaagtaTGACAAggaaagaaattgaagaagacgatagagagaaggagacaaaaaagaaaagaggaagtaGGTGTTTCTCCTGGATGAGGAAAATGCATAGACAACCAAGAAAATCCAAATGCATCTTTCACATTTGTCTACCTCATCTTATCAATACTACTTGTTGA
- the LOC104744327 gene encoding uncharacterized protein LOC104744327 isoform X2, which yields MALHGEELEFNFNLRELTRKGHLTCENRISRRFSASCIRSFREDHKSCTTNFTISSTLSSPGYSLKDEIDPSDYSFTSALKALQAKAMYKKKCDWLKPEGVVELNSKWNEAEKYICNPLSGEVPIECLSSRTLNSRSFRNLSTTHSPPLTILPSNHNPRTVTTPMVRIIHGDSRSPYPVLIQEEKVVGLKRDVGVQSAPATRVGPATTSPIMERSKRRQVEDDDDSPVEYALKKAQQEDLKDVKSEEKEKSMTRKEIEEDDREKETKKKRGSRCFSWMRKMHRQPRKSKCIFHICLPHLINTTC from the exons ATGGCTTTGCATGGCGAAGAGCTTGAGTTTAACTTTAACCTAAGAGAATTGACTCGAAAAGGTCATCTAACTTGCGAAAATCGAATATCTAGAAGGTTCTCTGCCTCATGTATCCGAAGCTTCAGAGAAGATCACAAGTCTTGTACAACAAACTTCACCATCTCTAGTACTCTGTCTTCTCCTGGCTACTCCCTCAAAG ATGAGATTGACCCATCAGATTATTCCTTCACTAGTGCACTCAAGG CATTGCAAGCAAAAGCAATGTACAAGAAGAAATGTGATTGGTTGAAACCAGAAGGGGTTGTTGAGTTAAACTCGAAGTGGAACGAAGCAGAGAAGTATATCTGCAATCCTTTGTCTGGTGAAGTTCCTATAGAGTGTTTGTCTTCTAGAACCCTAAATTCAAGATCCTTCAGAAACTTATCCACCACGCATTCTCCTCCACTCACGATTTTGCCTTCCAATCATAATCCAAGAACGGTTACTACTCCTATGGTCAGAATCATTCATGGGGATTCTAGATCTCCGTATCCTGTTCTTATCCAAG AAGAGAAAGTTGTGGGGTTGAAACGAGACGTGGGTGTGCAGAGTGCACCGGCAACTAGGGTTGGTCCGGCGACGACGTCGCCGATTATGGAGAGATCAAAGAGAAGACaggtggaagatgatgatgattcgccGGTTGAGTATGCACTTAAGAAAGCTCAACAAGAG GATTTGAAGGATGTGAAGtcagaagaaaaggagaaaagtaTGACAAggaaagaaattgaagaagacgatagagagaaggagacaaaaaagaaaagaggaagtaGGTGTTTCTCCTGGATGAGGAAAATGCATAGACAACCAAGAAAATCCAAATGCATCTTTCACATTTGTCTACCTCATCTTATCAATACTACTTGTTGA
- the LOC104744327 gene encoding uncharacterized protein LOC104744327 isoform X1 — protein MALHGEELEFNFNLRELTRKGHLTCENRISRRFSASCIRSFREDHKSCTTNFTISSTLSSPGYSLKDEIDPSDYSFTSALKALQAKAMYKKKCDWLKPEGVVELNSKWNEAEKYICNPLSGEVPIECLSSRTLNSRSFRNLSTTHSPPLTILPSNHNPRTVTTPMVRIIHGDSRSPYPVLIQAEEKVVGLKRDVGVQSAPATRVGPATTSPIMERSKRRQVEDDDDSPVEYALKKAQQEDLKDVKSEEKEKSMTRKEIEEDDREKETKKKRGSRCFSWMRKMHRQPRKSKCIFHICLPHLINTTC, from the exons ATGGCTTTGCATGGCGAAGAGCTTGAGTTTAACTTTAACCTAAGAGAATTGACTCGAAAAGGTCATCTAACTTGCGAAAATCGAATATCTAGAAGGTTCTCTGCCTCATGTATCCGAAGCTTCAGAGAAGATCACAAGTCTTGTACAACAAACTTCACCATCTCTAGTACTCTGTCTTCTCCTGGCTACTCCCTCAAAG ATGAGATTGACCCATCAGATTATTCCTTCACTAGTGCACTCAAGG CATTGCAAGCAAAAGCAATGTACAAGAAGAAATGTGATTGGTTGAAACCAGAAGGGGTTGTTGAGTTAAACTCGAAGTGGAACGAAGCAGAGAAGTATATCTGCAATCCTTTGTCTGGTGAAGTTCCTATAGAGTGTTTGTCTTCTAGAACCCTAAATTCAAGATCCTTCAGAAACTTATCCACCACGCATTCTCCTCCACTCACGATTTTGCCTTCCAATCATAATCCAAGAACGGTTACTACTCCTATGGTCAGAATCATTCATGGGGATTCTAGATCTCCGTATCCTGTTCTTATCCAAG CAGAAGAGAAAGTTGTGGGGTTGAAACGAGACGTGGGTGTGCAGAGTGCACCGGCAACTAGGGTTGGTCCGGCGACGACGTCGCCGATTATGGAGAGATCAAAGAGAAGACaggtggaagatgatgatgattcgccGGTTGAGTATGCACTTAAGAAAGCTCAACAAGAG GATTTGAAGGATGTGAAGtcagaagaaaaggagaaaagtaTGACAAggaaagaaattgaagaagacgatagagagaaggagacaaaaaagaaaagaggaagtaGGTGTTTCTCCTGGATGAGGAAAATGCATAGACAACCAAGAAAATCCAAATGCATCTTTCACATTTGTCTACCTCATCTTATCAATACTACTTGTTGA
- the LOC104744327 gene encoding uncharacterized protein LOC104744327 isoform X3, with protein MALHGEELEFNFNLRELTRKGHLTCENRISRRFSASCIRSFREDHKSCTTNFTISSTLSSPGYSLKALQAKAMYKKKCDWLKPEGVVELNSKWNEAEKYICNPLSGEVPIECLSSRTLNSRSFRNLSTTHSPPLTILPSNHNPRTVTTPMVRIIHGDSRSPYPVLIQAEEKVVGLKRDVGVQSAPATRVGPATTSPIMERSKRRQVEDDDDSPVEYALKKAQQEDLKDVKSEEKEKSMTRKEIEEDDREKETKKKRGSRCFSWMRKMHRQPRKSKCIFHICLPHLINTTC; from the exons ATGGCTTTGCATGGCGAAGAGCTTGAGTTTAACTTTAACCTAAGAGAATTGACTCGAAAAGGTCATCTAACTTGCGAAAATCGAATATCTAGAAGGTTCTCTGCCTCATGTATCCGAAGCTTCAGAGAAGATCACAAGTCTTGTACAACAAACTTCACCATCTCTAGTACTCTGTCTTCTCCTGGCTACTCCCTCAAAG CATTGCAAGCAAAAGCAATGTACAAGAAGAAATGTGATTGGTTGAAACCAGAAGGGGTTGTTGAGTTAAACTCGAAGTGGAACGAAGCAGAGAAGTATATCTGCAATCCTTTGTCTGGTGAAGTTCCTATAGAGTGTTTGTCTTCTAGAACCCTAAATTCAAGATCCTTCAGAAACTTATCCACCACGCATTCTCCTCCACTCACGATTTTGCCTTCCAATCATAATCCAAGAACGGTTACTACTCCTATGGTCAGAATCATTCATGGGGATTCTAGATCTCCGTATCCTGTTCTTATCCAAG CAGAAGAGAAAGTTGTGGGGTTGAAACGAGACGTGGGTGTGCAGAGTGCACCGGCAACTAGGGTTGGTCCGGCGACGACGTCGCCGATTATGGAGAGATCAAAGAGAAGACaggtggaagatgatgatgattcgccGGTTGAGTATGCACTTAAGAAAGCTCAACAAGAG GATTTGAAGGATGTGAAGtcagaagaaaaggagaaaagtaTGACAAggaaagaaattgaagaagacgatagagagaaggagacaaaaaagaaaagaggaagtaGGTGTTTCTCCTGGATGAGGAAAATGCATAGACAACCAAGAAAATCCAAATGCATCTTTCACATTTGTCTACCTCATCTTATCAATACTACTTGTTGA